Genomic segment of Cygnus olor isolate bCygOlo1 chromosome 20, bCygOlo1.pri.v2, whole genome shotgun sequence:
GCCCAAAGGAAATTGAAGTTCTTCAGATATTTGGAAGAGattcagaaattaaatcagAATACTTCAGAGCCCTCGGTCACAGGGAACTGATGGAAATCCGACTGCCAAAAGTTACCACCCAAGTGTTACTAAACTTAACAAGGGaatttctctcctcttttcttttttgacgagaaggaagcaaaaaagaGACTTGTCAAATATAATCCTACCCTTCAAAGGCCATTGTGGTCCAGAAGAAGGAGTCAGCAAGCATGCCTTTCACAAGTGTTGCATTAGGTAACTTTAGACACAAAGCCATCAAGGCCTGAAGGGTTCCTGGTAATCGCCTCTCCTGGCTAAATTACAGGCAGGCAAGGACACAAAGTTAAAtatgaatctgaaaaaaaagactttctcaCTGCGATGGTGCCTTTTCTCTACCTTCATCATCAATCAGTGAGGACTGCAGAAGCTGAAGAACCTGGATCTCTTAGGAGGTTTCTTATGTTTTGCTGACATATTCACGAGCTTCAGTCAATGCAAGGGTTATAAAGCTGACCTGACAATTACactaaatggaagaaaactctCAGGACAACGTTCAAGGGAATTGTTACCTGGTTGGTGCACAGAGATATGTTCAGCTCTCCCTTTCCAGCACACACGCGTGACTCAAGCAGAAGAAGGGATCTCAGGACGCCGTTGTGCTCACACTGATAGGAACGCAGTGGAGCGCAGCGTTCCAGTGGCATGAATCACTGAAACACAGTCCACTCTCACAGAAAACTCATTCTGGATCTGAGGGCGGACGCAGCTCAGGTTAAACATTCTGGGTTTCTGCATGTTTTATCCACCCAAATTAGTGCAAGTCATCACAGGAGATTCAGCGATACAGAGATAATTTCATGAATTTGGAAAAACCCTTCAGACAAGGGCTTTTATTCCCACTACCAGCGCACACACTTAGTTAGCAACTGCGCCTGAGAAATATGTACTGGtcaaaggcagaagaaaaccaGCAGCACTACGATGACAGCAAGTCATCAACTGCCCTTTAACAGGACACTTGGacaagaagcaaaggaaaagatacTTACCCCAGCAGTAGGTCATCAGGGactgcaataaaaagaaaacgaaGGGTGATTTTGCTGAACTCCCCCACTGCATAAAACATCAACACCACAGGCTAGGATGCTGATCACAGGCTAGCCCAGGGAGGGTAGCGTATCCCTAATCTACCCCAGAGGCCAAACAAGACTCTAGCCATCCCTTCTGGtcaccaaaaagaaacaaggagcAGCAAAATGATCTGCCATGGTAGAAAATTTTAGTCGTGACAGTGTAAGGGGATAGGAGATGTGAAAGCGGGTGGGAGTTTGCCTTCCCCACCTCTCATGTCCGGAGCTCTGGCTGAGCACACCAGGGCAAACAGCTCAAGTTCCACAAAACCCAACGGCACGCAGAATTGACAGTCAGGCAACGCTGTCATTATCAGTCTTAAGTTCCTTGCTGCGTGAACCACACTAGAATTGAAAACAATCCAGTGCCATGCTGTTCCCACCAGactgcccacccctctgttcCAGTCCTGAGCCTCCCACGTCCCATTCTGGGCCTGGGCCCTCTTCAAAGCAGCGCTGCCGCCCCCCACACCGGGCCTGACGCACCCCACCAGGCTCCAGCCCCCTCCTTTCTACCACCTCCACTTCAACGTGCACCCACTCCCAGGCCAAAGCTGGGTTCTTCCTAGTTAATGCAGGAGCAGAAGTTTCCTCAGTCCTTTTCAAGAAAATCATCAATCCCACTTGTTCCAAGAGCCACAACCCTCACACTTTCAGTGCGACTCCTTGTTATTACGGCATTTATCAAGCACAGCAATTAAATACACATTACACATACATTCAGATCACGgggattaattttaaaaagaaatgtggaagTCCAGATACACTTACTTTTACAATATCCTACTTTTACAAGCACGCAGCTTCAACGTCTTGCCCTGCCTCTTTAAGAAGCtggttaaaaatacatatattggTTTCCCTGAAACTCTCTTGGCGTGAGTAGAGAACTTTGTGGCATCGAAACTTTGACAATCTTGTTCTTTTCCCAGCATAGTCTTTCAGGGCACCACTAGTTTATGGCTTTTAAAACAGTACACAcgcaaaaaaaaatcttcatttattaGAACTTCTTGTTAAGATGGAAAATTACACTTCGGAAAAGGAGTCTGTTTGTTTTAGCTGACAGCTGACGCTCTGATCATCCAATCTGATCTTTCTGTTATCACTAATGGGACACAGTGTACTATGCCTTGTTATTCCACTGGAAAATTAGGTCTTCTGACTTTAAAGTCCTTTGTTCCAGCAACTCAAAATATGCCCTATGACTGTTATACCGTTGGTCTGACTTTTCCGACTTTCCTCTAATTTAGTTCTCTAAGGTGATTGATCAGTTTCTTTTCACAGTTATGTCCCAGCATACTGTTTCGGTGCTTTAGGGATAAGTTTTATATAAAGCTTATATAAGCTTTatatttataaagctttttaaaaagtcacatgTACATTTTGGATCTACTCTAACCTGACAGAAGCCATACTGCAAGTATGCCAAAAAGCTATCCAGGTGGTCACTCAGTTTAGATATTAAGTCTTTGTCCATGTCCCACTCAAACGTAGCACTCAGACAGACTTCTCTGGATGTTTTTTGGGTTGGTTTTAGTGCAGGTATGAATATTCCTTATAGACACATTCCTTTGCAAGAACCATTTTGCACTTCTTATCCAGTAAACACAAATAGTAATATTCTTTTACACAGATTTTTGCACAGATTACAGAACTATGTTAGTAATCCAGagcaaaatgaatataattGTTCTTAACTAGCTGCTAGAATTGGCCAGGATTTAACTGGTAGTTTCTGCCCTCTTCACTTAAGCAATGGAAAGCAGCTCTTTGCCACGGGATGGCTAACACAACACCCTCTGCTGGTCAGTGATGAAACACGTTCATTTCTATGAAGAATTCCCTTTTAACTCTGGTTTTGAAATTAGCAAGTCTATAAAAGGAGCAGTACAGCAggcataacaaaaaaaaaactatagaAAAGTGTGGAGATTATCATCCCTCACATGCAGCCATTTGCACTACAAGCAAGCAGAATTCCTCTAGGTCCCCAAAGTGCCCAACTTGGTCTCAGTTTTGAAAGGGCATGGATTTTAGAAGGGGGCTGCTCTTTGTTATCTGTACGTCAAAGCTCTTTAGGTTGTCTCCAGACAGAAACAGAGGAGCTGGAAACAACCCACACAGCTTGCCTCATGACACTGAAGGCCACCAGCTGTGTGACAGCCTGCAGAAGGTGCAGCCCAGGGGAGGACACCAACACCCGCTGCTCCCCGCCGGTTTGACAGCAGCAATATTAGTGGCCCACCCCCCGCAGGGACGGTGCCGTTTCCGTTACGTACCGTGCGCCGTCTCCTGAAAAACCCTTTTGATCTCCCTCAGAAGTTCCTCCGCCACAGCCGGCAGGGTGCTGCCCATCCCCTGGGCACCCGCCTCAGGGCTGGAGCAAGACGGGAGGGACCGGGAGGCAGCGGGAAGTCCTTCAGGTCACCGCGGACATCGCAACCCGGGCCCCTTCACCCGGGCAGCGCCCGACGGCAGACCTGGAATGAGCCCGGGGGAGCCGCCTCGGGGCCGTtcggggcggcgggggctgaGGCGGCGACCTCGCGGCCTAGCGGGGCCTACCTGGGCCTCACCGGGCCTGCCTGCGGCCTCGTCGCCATAGCAACAGGTGACGCGCGGCCCCGCGTCACGTGGCGAGGGCGAGCTCTTAAAGGGCCCGCGTGGAGGGGGGCGAGGGCCAtgctggcggcggggctgcggcgggcCCTGGGCGTGCGGCgctgccccgcggggctcccccggGCCCGGCCCTCGGGAGCCCGGcaggagcggggcggcgggacgggaccgggaccgggaccgggacccgGACCCGCCCGGTGGCGGTGGGCCCGGCCAGGCCCGGCCCTGGGCTTCCTAGGAggtgaggggaggggaaggggggcggcggggggcggcgagCGGCGAGCCTCGCCCCGCAGCCCTCTCGCTCTTCCCCAGGGACGCCGAGGAGGACGGCGAGGCCGCCATCGTCCTGCTGCTGAAGAGAGCCAAGGTGAGGGGGGAAAGGGCGGCCAGGGCGCCGGGCCCGGCAGCTGGGGGCCGGGGCTGAGGTGTTCCCCTCCCCCCATTATCGCTCATCTCTCTTGTTCCCCCCCTATTATCTCCATTTTTGTCTCTCCCCGCAGCTCAGCACGATGAAGGGCGAGCTGGCGGAGGCCGAGAGGGTTCTGCACCAAGCCCTGCGCCTGGCGCACCAGTCGGACGACAGGAGGGCCATCGTCTACACCTACAGCATGGTAATCCCCCGGCAGGGCTGAGCGGGGCTGGTGGCGGCATCCTGCTCGGTGCCATCCTGCTcggggcagggctgtgccggAGGGCCCAGGCACTTCCATCATGGTGCTGGGAAGCTGTGTGTGGAAGGACAAGAGGTGGTGGTGAGGCTGGGCCCAGCGGTGGAGCTTCAGCGCAACGCCTGTCTTTTCCAGATGGCAAACGTGGCCTTCATGCAGGGGCAGCTGGACAATGTGAGTAACGCTGgtgttttgtctttatttccttGTAAGAGTCTGATACGTAACATGAAGTATTGCCAAAGATCTCGAAGGTGCAATGCACGGCTGACTTGCTGCATCCTGAGAGTTGTGAGGCAGGGATCTCATATTCTAAAGCAAAATCATCTGTCTTGGGACTGCAGTCCCATGCTGCTTAGTGTTTTCCCAGCTGGATTGTGAGCTCCAACGTGGTAAGCGAGGGAAGGTGTATGTCTTAATATCAAAAGCCATGGTCAAACATCTAGAGGACTATCCCAAGGAGAACACAGGAAAGCAGTGAAGAAGCACAGATGTGATAAACTCGTTGTTGGTGTAGGAGTCCTGAAGTAACACTAGCATCAGGCTCTGGTTGGCCTTTCACTTTCCACTGGTCTTGATAGCAATTGTGTTGCAAAGTTTGACAGTTTTCTCCCAACAGTCTCCTTCTGTAAAGAGTAGAGATGTTTGAAGTGTCATCGTTCCTCAGTGTTCTCTTCAAAATTCTCATTTCAGGCAGAAAAGCTCTACAAAGCAGCTATGAGCTTTTTGCTAGCAGGAGACACAAAGGAGGTAGGTTCTTTTGATAAAGGCTTTCCAGCGGAAATACGAAGCGTGGCGCACAGTTCTTTGGTCTATTTCTTGTGCTGTAATGCTTCCTCCTGGAACTGGCAATACCAGCTATGCGCTGGTGGGCTTCTTAGGAACTTGCTTTAATGGATGGCAGCTCTGATGACAACAGGATGGGCAATTTCAAGGTGTAAACTTGTTCTGTGGCAAAGTAATGGTTCTACTGGGAAGACGTTAGAAGAGTAACAGTTGCATTGTGTCCTCCTGGCAGGATGACAATGCAGTCCTCGAGATGTCCCTCAAGCTGGCCAGTATCTATGCTGCTCAGAAACAGTGAGTTTTCTGCTAAAGGCATCTTTTACTTTAATCTCAGTTTCATAGTGGCAGTGGTGGCCAAGCAGAAGCTCTTACCTCTGAGAACAGAGTGCCTGGGGAAGCTTTGTGACGAGATACTACCAACATAAAAGCACCCACAGGCGTGCTGTTTGCCTGCTCACTGTCATGCAGCGCAGTGATTGCTGTTACGACCTGTCTGGCTTAGGGCAGAAGCAGTTATAGAGGACATAGCTTTCCAGCCTTAAATCCACACCTCACAAGACGTGCATTCAGGAGAAAAGGCTTTTGACTGCAGTTGGTGGTTGGTAACTTGtaccttcatttttcttaagaGATGGAGCATTGGCATGGGTGGCCTTAGCTGGCCTTGTCTGGGGGGAGGGGGCCCTCTCCATCTCTTGGACCCTTTTGTGCACGGGTCAAGAAAAGGGTCTAGAACATGATCAAGGATAGAGCACTGAAGGCAAGAATGGTCTGGTGgagaggaaatgttttctcacAGGCCACCTAGAGTAAGGAGGTGAAGGTATTCACATCCATCCTTTCAGGGATGGAAGAAGCCTCACGTTGATGAGTTGTTGCACTTTGCAGGCACAAGTTAGCCCTGGCTGGCTATGAGTTCTGCATCCTGACCTTAGAGGAGAAGATTGCCAAGCAAAAGGAGATGCCTGAGGATGTCTTGTCAGGTGGGAGTGCCTTAACTGCCAAAGGCTTCTCTCATtatctttgtttctctgtccTTGCTGTTATCTTCCATGTTGCCCAAGCACCATCTTCATATCAATCCATTGTCTTCACACTGCATGGGTTTCCTGCTCTTGTAGGATGTGAACTGATGCTTGATCTTATGAAGCGATCACTTCCACTGTTCTCtatttgcagctgaagaaaaagccaACACCCGTCTCTTGCTGGGGATGAGCCTAGACTCCTATGCTCGCTATCTCCTAAACATTAACCAGCTCCCAGTGGCCCAAAAGATGTATGAGAAGGCTCTGCAGATCTCAAAGGATGTTCAGGGAGAGACTCATCCACAGGTGATGTGTACAGTGGTGGTTGGACTACTGGGGAAAGAAAGGCTAACTGATCTCACAGGGAAGGAGACAGCcataaaagcagctttgctaGTGTTGAACGTACACAGCACTGAATTGGGTTCTGCTTTCCTGCCAGGAAGAATTGAGTGTGTGGCATGCTGATAGATAAGGCACTTTCTTACTAAAAGCTTATCTGGGAAATACTTTTACTAGTGTGACAGGTCTATGAATGTGGGGCTCCAGTTGGCCTGAAGTTCTGCGTCAGTCTTGCTCTGAGgattccttttctgtccttgtgCAGACTGTGGTCCTCATGAATGACTTGGCAACTGTGCTGGATGCTCAGGGGCACTATGATGAGGCATACTCCTATGTGAAGAAGGCAGCTGAACTGGCAAAGGAGACTCAACACCCCGAGGAGCACATGGTGCTGAACAACCTGGCAGCAATTCTGATGCACAAAAGTAAGTGAACGTGCTGCTGTCTATGTCACTGTCTGCATTACAGTTTTTAGTTTAATTAGTGGGTCTGTTGACTTGGTGTAGGCAACTTCTGTTGCATTCAAACCGAATTCAGCTGCTGAAGGATCTTGTCCAAGATGAATGCAGTACTGGTGCATCTGAATGTCAGCCACGGGTATCTTGTTTCCCTTGTCCTGTACATTAAGTAGCTGTTCCAAAATGACAGAGAATACTGCTTGTGACTTGTTTCAATGAGATGGTGATGCTGAAGCAGCACCTTGTCATGTCATCATAGCTCCTGTCTAGCTCTCACAGTTGGCACTTTATGCTGCATGTTTCTGGACCTCCCTAGTTCTTAACGTGTTCCATCCTTTGCTTGTCCTCTGCCTGTGGTCACCTTCAGGAGGGGATTCTGAAAATGGGTGGTGTAATTGGCTAGCCATGcccctttttcctcttgctACAGAAGACTTTCTGCAAGCAAGACAAGTGTATAAAGAAGCTCTGAAGCAGGCAGAACAGAAGGGAGATGTTGCTTCTGTCCAGCACATCCAGGAAGAACTAGCTGAACTGGCCAAGAGGAGAAAGGGCTCCACCTGAGTTTGGCCAGAGTCCAAGCTGCAGGTGTCTGACAGCAGCAAGGGTGGGTCAATACAAATAGGCTGGGACTGGTGCAATTCTCCAGAGGAAGAGCAATCAGGAACTTAAGGACTGCTTAACAAGAAGGGCTGCTATTGCCCATATAGTCCAAAATAAAGTTGTGAAATCAtaactgtatttcagtttgtggtGTAGTCTATGGTTATAGTGATCTACTGTGCTAATGAGTGAACTTAGTCTTGACTGCCAGCAAAATGCAAGCCGAGCCTGTTACTAATACCTGTAGTCACTTGCTATTCCTGACTTCAGAGTATTTGGTTTCAAAACACTGCTGTCCTAAAGCTAGGTCATGAAAACAGCCTGCCACTAGGTAGCACTGCCTAAATTTCAGATTAAGGAAGGAGGATCCAAACTAAGGCAGTAATTGTCTTAGCTCTTTACATGCTGGCTAGCACAACAGGGTGTACTTGTCAGATGCACTTCAGTATGCATTAGCTTCAGTAGAACACCTCACAGAATGTACCTGTACTatgacagagctgcagccctgtgtcATTTTCAGAGGTTGCCAAAGATCAGGTGTGGCTTCAAAATGTCTATCCAAAGATAGAACACCTCTTCTTGAAGGAGGGGTAAGGCTATGTTACTAAACAGAGCTGCTGTCAGAAATAAAACCCTCTGCTACCTTACCCCAGTCAGAGCACACTAACTGCCAAAGCTGTCTTCCCTTCTTGGACAGGTCATGATCTGTCAGTGCTAGAATGCTGAGGCTTCCTGTTGGAAAAAGATAGTTTGGCACATACTATCAGGTTTGTAAGTTACTAAATTCACATGAAGGCATGTATGAACAAAAACTTTCAGTTCTTCTCTGCAAGGAAGCCTAACACTAAAGACAAAGGAGGTTTTAAACCAGAAGTTACTAAATCCATGTTTCTCCATGAGAGTAGAACTAGATATAACTGTCACTAATCAAGCCATTAACTGCTCATTTGTAAGAACTTCAGGTGTTTAGTACAACTCTCAATGTTAATTGCATTATTAGTTTGCTTACAGTAGTAGCATTAATAGTGGCTTAAGCTCTTTGTTACTTTGAGCTAAGAAGAGGCACATGCAGATTTCCTAGAGTTAGATGTTCATTGAAGCGAGAAActgtcacacacacaaagctttGTTCTCAGCAAGCTAGGAATTAAAGATAGGGCTGATAAAGGCACACTTGTACCAACAAAAAGGCTCTAACACCTTCGAACCAATCTTTgagttttggtggtggtttttttcagTTGGGTTTTAAGTGGCAGACTAAACACTAGCAGTGTCAATTAGGAACCCTGCAGCACCCCCTAAGGGAAGTGTTTTGCTTGTTCTCATGAACATAGCTCGATGCTGCAAAACAAGAGGGACacacaggaaaagcaaatggagaACTGATCCCCTTTATTGATTGGTCTGAATCCAGAAGTCACTATCTACACTGAAGACATTGTGTGGAAAAATAGAGTTATGATGCATGGGGTTTTTCAAGTCTTAAATGATTTCATATCAGAATCATGAACCAAAGATGACAGCATTGTGAAAGCGCTGATCGGAAATCATTAAAAATCTGTAGTAAACTATACTTTGTAAATGTGATTTATAAACACCTTCCCGTTTGAAACAGGTCAGATGTAGCTCCATACTTGAACAGTACTGGAATTGTGGTAAACCCTAAGTTAGGCTCTGGAGAGGTTTTACATGGGAGAAGTTAGAACTTAGataacaaacaaaagcagcagcaacattttACATGCAAATGCCACTCACGCTGCATCTTAGGAGAAAGTAACTATCCTACTTTGGATATCTTGCTGCTGCAACAGCAGTAACATGAAGCTTTGCAATGAACATGCTATACTTACAGTACAGTTAGCAAAGACTTTTGTCTGTACATGCCTCTTTTGTTATATTAATAATTGAGTTTTAGAAAGAAACTTAACTGTCCACTGCAAATTAAAGGCTACAAAAAGGGCAGAGGAACTTGTTTTCCAGTATGTGTTGCACAGGAACAAAAAAGTTACAAATAAGAGCACAGACCtaaaaacaggatgaaaaaaacactactttAAGCCAGAAGGTTAAAGGACAGGAAGGTGAGAAAGTCTTTCTTAGAGAAAGACTGCAGGCAGCTTTAAGACTGTCAAGTGCTCTATGCTGATGCaatgttttcttagaaaaacGGTAGCaaagtaattttgtatttacaacACAGTCAAATTTCCAAATGAGTTCCCTtatcatttctctttcctaCACTTAGGGTAAAAAGGCTTTTCTCTAGCAAGTATTCAAAAGTATGTTTGCTATTGATAAATAATTCTGTACTACTGGACCATCACAGttcttttgtaaaatgtagAGCTTACATGGACTCAAGGTTACATAGCTACATTATACCTTCATACAATGTATTGCAAATACAGGgttaaatttaaaagattttgacTGGAAAGGATTTTGACTCTAGGCAAGGATTGTTCAATGAGATGCAAAAGCAGTATGGAATCTGACAGACCATCCTACCCCCACAGCTCAGTGCTATCTGTATATCAGTCCTTCTACCCCAGAGATTTAGATTCACTTTCCTGAGGTTAGTGCAGCAAAAAATAAGATGCTCCTGAAGAGGGATGGCAGGAGACCCTGTGATACTGCTAACCAGATGCACATATACAGAGCTACAAGCATATCATAGCAGACATTGATAGATGGATGATTAAGATGACTCTCTAGTACCATatacaattaaaagaaaatttcaccCTAATATGTATTGCACACTTTAGGAGTTAAGCCAAGCATTTTTCAGGACTTCTACCAAAAGTTTTCTGATAAGATTAGAGACTGGGATGTGGACAcaggctttaaaataattattacatAAAGATTTTAGAATCAGACTAAGGAAAGTAAAAACTGCAGTACCTATTTCAAACTGGTTATAACAGAAGCCAAGTAGTTGACTCGTGTTGGTCAATTATTCTATAAAAgcgttttgtttttatttaaactcaGGATGTAGaggtttttcttcttaaaggaCTTATCAACCCACCCAGAGCCTCTGTTCAGATAAGCCATTTGTTGTGGTTAACCATGACAATAAAATTTAGTAGCCTATTTCAACTGCATAcaatgcagaaacagaaaacactaaGATAGGCGTTTGGGGCACAGATGAAATTCCCAGTGTGCGTAACAGTGAGGTATGCCTCCAGaagctgttctttctgttttgttttgatttttatcctttttaaaatgaaccaTAACATACCCATGCAATaatatttctgcagtgttgCTAAATAAAACCAACTGCACCAAAAATTTACAATGTGGCAGAattcaaaattcaaagaaatatatCATCTTATTCCAGCGAACTGGCTATGTTAATGTACACAATTCAGTAAGGggtcagtcaaaaaaaaaaatcaacattttcacaAGAGTTGAACACCACTGAGAAGTgtctaggggaaaaaaatatatataaaagcacaATGCCTGCAAGAAGTGGCATGGCATTAAACAGGCAATGATGCTAGGCTGATTGGGAGGCTAGGGGTATGGTTAGACTAGGCTGGTAGGGAGGCTAGGGTTATGAAGAGTACTCTACACTGgagaaaatgcttaaaaaaattacaaaatgacCCCCAAAGTTTAGGCAATGATTTGAACATAAGTACACCAGATACTAtagcaagggaaaaaacactgcaaaaagtaCTCTCT
This window contains:
- the TTC19 gene encoding tetratricopeptide repeat protein 19, mitochondrial isoform X1; translated protein: MLAAGLRRALGVRRCPAGLPRARPSGARQERGGGTGPGPGPGPGPARWRWARPGPALGFLGALSLFPRDAEEDGEAAIVLLLKRAKLSTMKGELAEAERVLHQALRLAHQSDDRRAIVYTYSMMANVAFMQGQLDNAEKLYKAAMSFLLAGDTKEDDNAVLEMSLKLASIYAAQKQHKLALAGYEFCILTLEEKIAKQKEMPEDVLSAEEKANTRLLLGMSLDSYARYLLNINQLPVAQKMYEKALQISKDVQGETHPQTVVLMNDLATVLDAQGHYDEAYSYVKKAAELAKETQHPEEHMVLNNLAAILMHKKDFLQARQVYKEALKQAEQKGDVASVQHIQEELAELAKRRKGST
- the TTC19 gene encoding tetratricopeptide repeat protein 19, mitochondrial isoform X2, with protein sequence MKGELAEAERVLHQALRLAHQSDDRRAIVYTYSMMANVAFMQGQLDNAEKLYKAAMSFLLAGDTKEDDNAVLEMSLKLASIYAAQKQHKLALAGYEFCILTLEEKIAKQKEMPEDVLSAEEKANTRLLLGMSLDSYARYLLNINQLPVAQKMYEKALQISKDVQGETHPQTVVLMNDLATVLDAQGHYDEAYSYVKKAAELAKETQHPEEHMVLNNLAAILMHKKDFLQARQVYKEALKQAEQKGDVASVQHIQEELAELAKRRKGST